The following proteins are encoded in a genomic region of Xanthomonas citri pv. mangiferaeindicae:
- a CDS encoding amidase (catalyzes the hydrolysis of a monocarboxylic acid amid to form a monocarboxylate and ammonia), with protein MFARPREDVLDLSAVDLAAAIRKRSVSARETMTAYLARLSTLNPRFNAIVSSVDPELLMRQAAAQDEDAAKGRFHGPLHGFPHAVKDTAPVRGMRSTQGSPLLRDNVPASDSLVVSRMRNAGAIFTGKTNVPEFALGSHSYNPIFGVTRNAYDPRKSAGGSSGGSAVALALRMTPLGDGSDFGGSLRNPAGWNNVFGFRPSFGRVPSAPSSDVFSQTYATSGPMARTVADLALMLSVQAGADPRAPFSLKDDPAIFAQPLARDWTGRRIGWLGDLGGALPMEAGLLEACERALSAFRTLGMRVDAATLREPAEAMWRTAVTLRHLSVGDDLRAYAADPAKRALMKPEALWEVEGFQQLTPERIADAQAGRTRIYEAFSKAFEQFDFLVLPTAQVFPFDVEQHWPRAIAGTPMDSYHRWMEVTLPATMAGLPALAVPAGFGGPDDLPLGLQIIGPTHADLAVLQVAHAYEQASPWIAARRPPALNTDA; from the coding sequence GTGTTCGCACGACCGCGCGAGGACGTGCTGGACCTGTCCGCCGTGGATCTCGCGGCGGCGATCCGCAAGCGCAGCGTCTCCGCACGCGAGACGATGACCGCCTACCTCGCACGGCTGTCGACGCTCAATCCGCGCTTCAACGCCATCGTCTCGTCGGTCGATCCCGAGCTGTTGATGCGCCAAGCCGCGGCGCAGGACGAAGACGCTGCGAAGGGCCGCTTCCACGGCCCGTTGCACGGGTTCCCGCATGCAGTGAAGGACACCGCACCGGTGCGCGGCATGCGCAGCACGCAAGGCTCGCCGCTGCTGCGCGACAACGTGCCTGCGTCCGATTCGCTGGTGGTGTCGCGGATGCGCAACGCCGGTGCGATCTTCACCGGCAAGACCAACGTGCCGGAATTCGCGCTCGGCTCGCACAGCTACAACCCGATATTCGGCGTGACCCGCAACGCCTACGACCCGCGCAAATCCGCCGGCGGCAGTTCCGGTGGCAGTGCCGTGGCACTCGCGCTGCGGATGACGCCGCTGGGCGACGGTAGCGATTTCGGCGGCTCGCTGCGCAATCCGGCGGGCTGGAACAACGTGTTCGGCTTCCGGCCGTCGTTCGGGCGTGTGCCCTCCGCGCCATCCAGTGATGTCTTCAGTCAGACCTACGCCACCTCCGGACCGATGGCGCGCACCGTGGCCGACCTCGCGCTGATGCTCTCGGTCCAGGCCGGCGCCGATCCCCGTGCACCGTTTTCGCTCAAGGACGATCCGGCGATCTTCGCCCAGCCGCTGGCGCGCGACTGGACCGGCCGGCGGATCGGTTGGCTGGGCGATCTGGGCGGCGCACTGCCGATGGAAGCCGGTCTGCTCGAGGCCTGCGAGCGCGCGCTCTCGGCGTTCCGGACCCTCGGCATGCGCGTGGACGCGGCCACGCTCCGGGAGCCGGCCGAGGCGATGTGGCGCACCGCCGTGACCCTGCGCCACCTGTCGGTAGGCGACGACCTGCGTGCCTACGCCGCCGATCCGGCCAAGCGCGCCTTGATGAAACCCGAGGCGCTATGGGAGGTCGAGGGCTTCCAGCAGCTGACGCCCGAGCGCATCGCCGATGCGCAAGCCGGACGTACGCGGATCTACGAAGCCTTCAGCAAGGCGTTCGAGCAATTCGACTTCCTGGTGCTGCCCACCGCGCAGGTGTTCCCGTTCGATGTCGAGCAGCACTGGCCGCGCGCGATTGCCGGCACGCCCATGGACAGCTATCACCGCTGGATGGAGGTGACGCTGCCGGCGACGATGGCGGGCCTGCCGGCCCTGGCCGTACCGGCCGGTTTCGGCGGACCCGACGACCTGCCGCTCGGCCTGCAGATCATCGGGCCCACGCATGCCGACCTGGCCGTGCTGCAGGTCGCGCATGCCTACGAGCAAGCCTCGCCGTGGATCGCGGCGCGTCGCCCGCCCGCACTGAACACGGACGCCTGA
- a CDS encoding transcriptional regulator, with product MDTALETWFQREILPHEAALVRFLARKWVHPNEVQDIRHDIYIRVLLAAERQRPHSPKAFLFDVARKLLVDRVRRERIVAFDLLADVDSLNVLIDELSPERRAAGREQMHRLSTLFRRLPPRCRQVVWMRRIEDLPQKEIARRLGIAEATVEKHLMRGIALLADALYGKSGEHRDTEDTWTRMATRHGQ from the coding sequence ATGGACACTGCATTGGAGACCTGGTTCCAGCGCGAGATCCTGCCTCACGAGGCCGCGCTCGTCCGCTTCCTGGCCCGCAAATGGGTGCATCCCAACGAAGTGCAGGACATCCGGCACGACATCTACATCCGCGTGCTGCTGGCTGCCGAGCGCCAGCGCCCACACTCGCCCAAGGCGTTTCTGTTCGACGTGGCGCGCAAGCTGCTGGTGGACCGCGTGCGCCGCGAACGCATCGTGGCCTTCGACCTGCTGGCCGACGTGGACAGCCTGAACGTACTGATCGACGAACTGTCGCCGGAGCGGCGCGCCGCCGGTCGCGAACAGATGCACCGCCTATCGACGCTGTTCCGGCGTCTGCCGCCGCGCTGTCGCCAGGTGGTGTGGATGCGCCGGATCGAGGATCTTCCGCAAAAAGAGATCGCCCGCCGTCTAGGCATCGCCGAAGCAACCGTCGAGAAACATCTCATGCGCGGCATCGCCCTGCTGGCCGACGCGCTGTACGGCAAGTCGGGCGAACATCGTGACACCGAGGACACGTGGACAAGGATGGCAACGCGTCATGGGCAATAG
- a CDS encoding guanylate kinase gives MRGTLFIVAAPSGAGKSSIVNACLSRDPDIALSISFTSRAPRPGERHAEHYHFVGKDTFQQMIAAGEFFEYALVHGDWKGTARQSVEPQLAAGKDVLLEIDWQGARQVRALVPEAVSVFILPPSREALDQRMRKRGQDSEAVMAQRLAAAQEEMSHYDEFDYLVVNEDFDRAVAEMCAIFRASRLRRERQAERHAELIARLLSGH, from the coding sequence ATGCGCGGCACGCTGTTCATCGTCGCGGCGCCGTCGGGCGCCGGCAAGTCGAGCATCGTCAACGCCTGCCTGTCGCGCGATCCGGACATTGCGCTGTCGATCTCGTTCACCTCGCGTGCGCCCCGGCCGGGCGAGCGTCATGCCGAGCATTACCACTTCGTCGGCAAGGACACCTTCCAGCAGATGATCGCGGCGGGCGAGTTCTTCGAATACGCCCTGGTGCACGGCGACTGGAAGGGCACCGCCCGCCAGTCGGTGGAGCCGCAACTGGCCGCCGGCAAGGATGTGCTGCTGGAGATCGACTGGCAGGGCGCGCGGCAGGTCCGGGCCTTGGTGCCCGAGGCGGTCAGCGTGTTCATCCTGCCGCCCTCGCGCGAGGCGCTCGACCAGCGCATGCGCAAGCGCGGCCAGGACAGCGAGGCGGTGATGGCCCAGCGCCTGGCGGCGGCGCAGGAAGAGATGTCGCATTACGACGAGTTCGACTACCTGGTGGTCAACGAGGACTTCGATCGTGCGGTCGCCGAGATGTGCGCGATCTTCCGCGCCAGCCGCCTGCGCCGCGAGCGCCAGGCCGAGCGCCACGCCGAGCTGATCGCAAGGCTGCTGTCGGGGCATTGA
- a CDS encoding DNA-directed RNA polymerase subunit omega, whose amino-acid sequence MARITVEDCLEVVDNRFELVMMAAKRARQLANGVEAQLDNSENDDKPTVLALREIAARRIDQPFIDAVDKSERERKEREALEWAAAEVVADEDMAKGDDL is encoded by the coding sequence ATGGCCCGCATCACCGTAGAAGATTGCCTGGAAGTCGTCGACAACCGCTTCGAGCTGGTCATGATGGCCGCCAAGCGTGCGCGTCAGCTCGCCAATGGCGTCGAGGCTCAGCTCGACAACAGCGAAAACGACGACAAGCCGACCGTCCTGGCGCTGCGCGAGATCGCCGCGCGCCGGATCGACCAGCCGTTCATCGACGCGGTCGACAAGTCCGAGCGCGAGCGCAAGGAGCGTGAGGCGCTGGAGTGGGCGGCGGCCGAAGTCGTTGCCGACGAAGACATGGCCAAGGGCGACGATCTCTGA
- a CDS encoding bifunctional GTP diphosphokinase/guanosine-3',5'-bis(diphosphate) 3'-diphosphatase, whose translation MTPAPPASLVMPDVPGDDALPDYVRDLERAALYLPDEQRALLRRAWEVGAAAHAGQMRKSGEPYITHPVAVARVLAEQKVDVETLVAAILHDTIEDTPLTREQLAEQFGEPVAELVDGVTKLDKLNFSSRQEADAESFRKMMLAMARDLRVILIKLADRLHNMRTLGAQPGPSRERIARETLEVYAPIAQRLGMNRIKAELQDLGFHALHPIRHMVLEKRIRNQPLVRREALASIEAQLAQRLTSAGLQYRLVGRVKSPWSIYNKMQGEGKTFTQVMDVFGYRIIVGNAADCYHALGIAHAVFKPLDGRFRDFIAIPKANGYQSLHTVLFGPYGAPIEVQIRTEEMDLIAERGIAAHWAYKHGGEGPNSAQSRAHSWIAGLLESQRTTGSSLEFLENVKVDLFPDEVYLFTPKGDIMSLPRNSTALDFAYSVHTDIGNQAVAARVDGKLVPLRTQLASGQRVEIVTAKSSMPRPQWLEFVATGKARTAIRAQLKQLQHEDAVQLGHRMLDRALEGLGTSLDRLPQERLDTYLAEARYPRLEELMADIALGNWMPAQVASALAQHDADAEGDRPAARAGETIRIRGDERGVIAFANCCMPIPGDDIMGYHTTGRGIVVHRLDCPNVAEFRKSPERWVAIDWDREVVGDYNVALRIEVENHPGVLAQVAAAIARAHSNIDGVEYLERDSTVAAIRFSIEVKHRKHLADVIRRTRRLPVVHGVQRM comes from the coding sequence ATGACGCCCGCCCCTCCCGCCAGTCTCGTCATGCCGGACGTTCCCGGCGACGACGCGCTGCCCGATTACGTCCGCGACCTCGAACGCGCCGCGCTTTATCTGCCTGATGAGCAGCGTGCGCTGTTGCGACGTGCGTGGGAAGTGGGCGCGGCGGCGCACGCGGGGCAGATGCGCAAGTCCGGCGAGCCCTACATCACCCATCCAGTCGCGGTCGCCCGGGTGTTGGCCGAGCAGAAGGTCGACGTCGAGACCCTAGTCGCGGCGATCCTGCACGACACCATCGAGGACACGCCGCTCACGCGCGAGCAACTGGCCGAACAGTTCGGCGAACCGGTGGCCGAACTCGTCGATGGCGTGACCAAGCTCGACAAGCTCAACTTCAGCAGCCGGCAGGAAGCCGACGCCGAAAGCTTCCGCAAGATGATGCTGGCGATGGCGCGCGATCTGCGCGTGATCCTGATCAAGCTTGCCGACCGTCTGCACAACATGCGCACGCTCGGCGCGCAGCCGGGGCCGTCGCGCGAGCGCATCGCGCGCGAAACCCTGGAGGTCTATGCGCCGATCGCCCAGCGTCTGGGCATGAACCGGATCAAGGCCGAGCTGCAGGATCTGGGGTTCCATGCGCTGCATCCGATCCGCCACATGGTGCTCGAGAAGCGCATCCGCAATCAGCCGCTGGTGCGGCGCGAGGCGCTGGCGAGCATCGAGGCGCAACTGGCACAGCGCCTGACCAGCGCCGGGCTGCAGTACCGTCTCGTGGGACGGGTGAAGTCGCCCTGGAGCATCTACAACAAGATGCAGGGCGAGGGGAAAACCTTCACCCAGGTCATGGATGTGTTCGGCTACCGGATCATCGTCGGCAACGCCGCCGACTGTTACCACGCGCTGGGCATCGCCCACGCCGTGTTCAAGCCGCTGGACGGGCGCTTCCGCGACTTCATCGCGATCCCGAAGGCGAACGGCTACCAGTCGTTGCACACCGTGCTGTTCGGACCGTATGGCGCGCCGATCGAGGTGCAGATCCGCACCGAGGAGATGGACCTGATCGCCGAGCGCGGCATCGCCGCGCACTGGGCCTACAAACACGGCGGCGAGGGGCCCAACAGCGCCCAGTCGCGCGCGCATTCGTGGATCGCCGGCCTGCTGGAATCCCAGCGCACGACCGGCTCGTCGCTGGAATTCCTGGAGAACGTCAAGGTCGACCTGTTCCCCGACGAGGTCTACCTGTTCACGCCCAAAGGCGACATCATGTCGCTGCCGCGCAATTCGACCGCGCTCGACTTCGCCTACTCGGTGCACACCGACATCGGTAACCAGGCGGTCGCCGCGCGCGTGGACGGCAAGCTGGTGCCGCTGCGCACGCAGCTCGCGAGCGGCCAGCGCGTGGAGATCGTCACCGCCAAGTCCTCGATGCCGCGGCCGCAGTGGCTGGAGTTCGTGGCCACGGGCAAGGCGCGGACCGCAATCCGTGCGCAGCTCAAGCAACTGCAGCACGAGGACGCCGTGCAACTGGGCCACCGCATGCTCGACCGCGCGCTGGAAGGGCTGGGGACCTCGCTCGATCGGCTGCCGCAGGAGCGGCTCGACACCTATTTGGCCGAGGCGCGCTACCCGCGTCTCGAGGAGTTGATGGCCGACATCGCGCTGGGCAACTGGATGCCCGCACAGGTGGCGTCGGCGCTGGCGCAGCACGATGCCGACGCCGAAGGCGATCGACCGGCGGCGCGAGCCGGCGAGACGATCCGCATCCGCGGCGACGAGCGCGGGGTCATCGCATTCGCCAATTGCTGCATGCCGATTCCGGGCGACGACATCATGGGCTACCACACCACCGGGCGCGGCATCGTCGTGCATCGGCTGGATTGTCCCAACGTCGCCGAATTCCGCAAGTCGCCCGAGCGCTGGGTCGCGATCGACTGGGACCGCGAGGTTGTCGGCGACTACAACGTCGCGCTGCGCATCGAGGTCGAGAACCATCCCGGCGTCTTGGCGCAGGTGGCCGCGGCGATCGCGCGCGCGCATTCCAACATCGATGGTGTCGAGTACCTCGAACGCGACAGCACAGTCGCCGCGATCCGGTTTTCGATCGAGGTCAAGCACCGCAAGCACTTGGCCGACGTCATCCGTCGCACCCGGCGGCTGCCGGTCGTTCACGGCGTGCAGCGGATGTAG
- a CDS encoding reactive intermediate/imine deaminase: protein MPRTPINTQDAPAAIGPYSQAVRAGDTVYFSGQIPLDPATGEIVEGDISAQARRAFDNLKAVAEAAGGSMADIVRVGLYVTDLGEFAQVNAVMADYFDAPYPARSTIEVPALPKGARFEVDAVMVLA, encoded by the coding sequence ATGCCCCGCACGCCTATCAACACCCAGGACGCGCCCGCCGCGATCGGCCCGTATTCCCAGGCCGTCCGCGCCGGCGACACCGTGTACTTCTCCGGGCAGATCCCGCTCGATCCGGCGACCGGCGAGATCGTCGAGGGCGACATCTCGGCGCAGGCGCGCCGCGCCTTCGACAACCTCAAGGCGGTAGCCGAAGCGGCCGGCGGCAGCATGGCCGACATCGTGCGTGTGGGCCTGTACGTCACCGATCTGGGCGAGTTCGCACAGGTCAATGCGGTGATGGCCGATTACTTCGACGCGCCGTATCCCGCGCGCTCGACGATCGAAGTGCCGGCGCTGCCCAAGGGCGCGCGCTTCGAGGTCGACGCGGTGATGGTGCTCGCCTGA
- a CDS encoding ATP-dependent DNA helicase RecG, with amino-acid sequence MSRPALAAAGAASVSTLPGVGPKVADKLTARGLATVGDLWLHLPRQYEDRTRVVPIRALRGGVPAQVQGRVEAVDRAFRRRPMLRVAIGDGSGATLVLRFFHFRAAQLAQFAVGTPLCVYGTPRPGQHGLEIVHPSYRVIGDAADPVVEDALDPVYPAIEGIGPATLRRMIGHALDRLPDGDALELVPADLLAGLALPRLREALLTVHRPPPDVDLGALLSGRHPAQRRLALEELLAHHLSLRRQRIALQAHRAPVLRPGPLAAAMEAGLPFALTGAQRRVHAEIVRDLAQPRPMLRLVQGDVGSGKTVVAALAALAAIDSGRQAALMAPTELLAEQHFRNLSAWLGPLGVRVAWLAGKVTGRVRAATAADIAAGVAQLVVGTHALMQQAVEFHDLALAIVDEQHRFGVHQRLALRDKGAQAGSVPHQLVMTATPIPRTLAMAAYADLDVSAIDELPPGRTPVQTVVLGAGRRAELIERVRAACAQGRQAYWVCTLIDESDEVVAQAAQTTFEQLSAALPDLRIGFVHGRLRAAEKQAAMRAFKDGHSDLLVATTVIEVGVDVPNASLMVIENAERLGLAQLHQLRGRVGRGSAASSCVLLYQPPLSRTARERLDTMRTTGDGFVIAEKDLALRGPGELLGTRQTGLAEFRLADLARDADLLPVVHRLGEALLRTDPQCADRLVARWIGGAARYAAA; translated from the coding sequence ATGAGCAGGCCGGCGCTTGCCGCCGCCGGCGCCGCCTCGGTGTCGACGCTGCCCGGCGTCGGCCCGAAGGTCGCCGACAAGCTGACCGCGCGCGGGCTGGCCACGGTCGGCGATCTGTGGCTGCACCTGCCGCGCCAGTACGAGGACCGGACCCGGGTCGTGCCGATCCGCGCACTGCGTGGCGGTGTACCGGCGCAGGTGCAGGGCCGGGTCGAGGCGGTGGATCGTGCGTTTCGTCGGCGTCCGATGCTACGCGTCGCGATCGGCGACGGATCGGGGGCGACCCTGGTGTTGCGGTTCTTCCATTTCCGTGCCGCCCAGTTGGCGCAGTTCGCAGTCGGCACGCCGCTGTGCGTCTACGGCACGCCGCGGCCGGGGCAGCACGGCCTGGAAATCGTCCATCCCAGCTACCGGGTGATCGGCGATGCCGCCGATCCGGTGGTCGAGGACGCGCTCGACCCGGTCTATCCGGCTATCGAAGGCATCGGGCCGGCGACGCTGCGCCGCATGATCGGGCATGCGCTCGACCGCTTGCCCGACGGTGACGCCTTGGAGCTGGTGCCGGCCGACCTGCTCGCCGGACTCGCATTGCCGAGGTTGCGTGAGGCGCTGCTGACGGTGCATCGCCCGCCGCCGGATGTGGACCTGGGCGCGTTGTTGTCCGGACGTCATCCGGCGCAGCGGCGGCTGGCCTTGGAGGAGCTGCTGGCCCATCACTTGAGTCTGCGGCGGCAGCGGATTGCGCTGCAGGCCCATCGCGCGCCAGTGCTGCGGCCCGGACCGCTCGCGGCCGCGATGGAGGCCGGCCTGCCGTTCGCGCTGACCGGCGCGCAGCGCCGTGTACATGCCGAGATCGTGCGCGATCTCGCGCAGCCGCGCCCGATGCTGCGCCTGGTCCAGGGCGACGTGGGCAGCGGCAAGACGGTCGTCGCCGCGCTGGCCGCGCTGGCGGCGATCGACTCGGGCCGCCAGGCGGCGCTGATGGCGCCCACCGAACTGCTGGCCGAACAGCATTTCCGCAATCTGTCGGCCTGGCTCGGGCCGTTGGGCGTCCGTGTCGCGTGGCTTGCGGGCAAAGTCACCGGACGTGTGCGCGCGGCCACGGCTGCGGACATCGCCGCGGGCGTCGCGCAACTGGTGGTCGGCACCCATGCGTTGATGCAGCAGGCGGTCGAGTTCCACGACCTGGCACTGGCGATCGTCGACGAGCAGCACCGCTTTGGCGTGCACCAGCGCCTGGCGCTGCGCGACAAGGGCGCGCAGGCGGGCAGCGTGCCGCACCAACTGGTGATGACCGCCACACCGATTCCGCGCACGCTGGCGATGGCGGCCTACGCCGATCTCGACGTTTCGGCGATCGACGAGCTCCCGCCCGGGCGCACGCCGGTGCAGACCGTGGTGCTTGGCGCCGGCCGGCGCGCCGAGCTGATCGAGCGCGTGCGTGCCGCGTGCGCGCAGGGCCGGCAGGCGTACTGGGTCTGCACGCTGATCGACGAGTCCGACGAGGTCGTGGCGCAGGCCGCGCAGACGACGTTCGAGCAACTGTCCGCGGCGTTGCCGGACCTGCGGATCGGCTTCGTGCACGGACGCCTGCGCGCCGCGGAGAAGCAGGCTGCGATGCGCGCATTCAAGGACGGCCACAGTGACCTGCTGGTCGCCACCACCGTGATCGAGGTCGGCGTGGACGTGCCCAATGCGTCATTGATGGTGATCGAGAACGCCGAGCGCCTGGGGCTGGCGCAACTGCATCAGTTGCGCGGGCGCGTGGGGCGCGGCAGCGCCGCGTCGAGCTGCGTACTGCTGTATCAGCCGCCACTCTCGCGCACCGCACGCGAACGGCTCGACACGATGCGCACGACCGGCGATGGCTTCGTGATCGCCGAGAAGGACTTGGCATTGCGCGGGCCGGGCGAACTGCTGGGCACGCGGCAGACCGGCCTGGCCGAGTTCCGGCTTGCTGATCTTGCGCGCGATGCCGACCTGCTGCCGGTCGTCCATCGGCTCGGCGAGGCCTTGCTGCGGACCGATCCTCAGTGCGCGGACCGGCTGGTCGCACGCTGGATCGGGGGCGCGGCGCGCTACGCGGCGGCCTAA
- a CDS encoding nucleoside hydrolase: MDARIPLLIDTDPGVDDALALLLAFNDRAHEVVGLTIAAGNVGLHHTTANALKLCELVGRSDVPVYAGSASPLLHPAPDAAYVHGNDGFGDVGYAPASHGLQDEHAALAILRLSHVHAGSLVLVALGPLTNIALALKLDPTLPSRVARFVTMAGAVTGHGNITPSAEFNVYFDPEAAKLVFDAFPAFELSDWEATVAHGLPHDEVLAWMQAGGTRADFYEAISRKTREWSADRRGDEWHSADALAMAWVLAPDGVLETVTRPVDVVLDHGPARGATIVDWQRQLGRPDNATILMRYDRVRFHALVREALQAV; encoded by the coding sequence ATGGACGCCCGTATTCCCCTGCTGATCGACACCGACCCCGGGGTCGACGATGCCCTGGCCCTGCTGCTCGCGTTCAACGATCGCGCGCACGAGGTGGTCGGATTGACGATCGCGGCCGGCAATGTCGGCCTGCATCACACCACGGCCAATGCGTTGAAGCTGTGCGAGCTGGTCGGGCGCTCCGACGTGCCGGTCTACGCCGGCAGCGCCTCGCCTTTGCTGCACCCCGCGCCGGATGCGGCCTACGTGCACGGCAACGACGGGTTCGGCGACGTCGGCTACGCGCCTGCATCGCACGGCCTGCAGGACGAACATGCCGCGCTGGCGATCCTGCGCCTCTCGCACGTGCACGCTGGCAGCCTGGTACTGGTGGCGCTGGGGCCGCTGACCAACATCGCACTTGCGCTCAAGCTCGATCCGACGCTGCCCTCGCGGGTGGCGCGCTTCGTGACGATGGCCGGTGCGGTTACCGGGCACGGCAACATCACGCCGAGCGCGGAGTTCAACGTCTACTTCGACCCCGAAGCGGCGAAGCTCGTGTTCGACGCGTTCCCGGCGTTCGAGCTCTCGGACTGGGAGGCCACGGTGGCCCACGGCCTGCCGCACGACGAGGTGCTGGCGTGGATGCAAGCGGGCGGCACGCGCGCGGACTTCTACGAGGCGATCTCGCGCAAGACGCGCGAGTGGTCGGCGGACCGTCGCGGCGACGAGTGGCACAGCGCGGATGCGCTGGCGATGGCCTGGGTGCTCGCGCCCGACGGGGTGCTGGAGACCGTCACCCGACCGGTGGACGTGGTGCTCGACCATGGGCCGGCCCGCGGGGCGACGATCGTCGACTGGCAGCGCCAGCTCGGACGGCCGGACAATGCCACGATCCTGATGCGCTACGACCGTGTGCGCTTCCACGCCCTGGTCCGCGAGGCGCTGCAGGCGGTTTGA
- a CDS encoding 50S ribosomal protein L31, protein MKADIHPDYREVVFQDVTSDFKFLTRSTLAATAKESIQWDDGNEYPLVKIDVSSATHPFYTGQNKIIDTSGRVDKFRKRYAKQ, encoded by the coding sequence ATGAAGGCCGACATCCATCCGGATTACCGTGAAGTCGTGTTTCAGGACGTGACTTCGGATTTCAAGTTCCTAACCCGCTCGACCCTCGCGGCCACCGCGAAGGAATCGATTCAGTGGGACGACGGCAACGAGTACCCGCTGGTCAAGATCGACGTGTCCTCGGCCACGCATCCGTTCTACACCGGCCAGAACAAGATCATCGACACCAGCGGTCGGGTCGACAAGTTCCGCAAGCGCTACGCGAAGCAGTAA
- a CDS encoding citrate (Si)-synthase, which produces MSDTNSKLEQVTLDAAGKSVTLPVLHGTLGNPCIDISKLPKETGCFTYDSGFTATASCKSAITYIDGDQGVLLYRGYPIEQLAEHSSFLEVAYLLMNGELPSKDEFGRFEHEVTHHTMMHESLKCFLQGFRHDAHPMAMLAASVASMSAFYHDTLDLQDPEQRRLAAIRLLAKMPTLAAAAYRYSIGWPIRYPRNSLGYVDRFLHMMFEVPSEPLELNPVVAKAMDLLFILHADHEQNASTSTVRLVGSTGANPYASVAAGITALWGPAHGGANEAVLKQLAEIGDAKNVEKAVLRAKDKNDPFRLMGFGHRVYKNFDPRAKIIREMTHKVLGELGIDDPLLEVAMKLEEAALKDEYFVERKLYPNVDFYSGIIYKALKIPTEMFTVMFAIGRTAGWVAHWLEQQVDPEAKIGRPRQIYTGYDVRDYRKG; this is translated from the coding sequence GTGTCCGATACCAATTCCAAGCTCGAACAGGTCACGCTCGACGCCGCCGGCAAGTCGGTGACGCTGCCCGTCCTGCATGGCACGCTCGGCAACCCCTGCATCGACATCTCGAAGCTGCCGAAGGAAACGGGCTGCTTCACCTACGATTCCGGTTTCACCGCCACCGCCAGCTGCAAGTCCGCGATCACCTACATCGACGGCGACCAGGGCGTGCTGCTGTACCGCGGCTATCCGATCGAACAGCTCGCCGAGCACTCCAGCTTCCTGGAAGTGGCCTATCTGCTGATGAACGGCGAGCTGCCGTCCAAGGACGAGTTCGGGCGTTTCGAGCACGAGGTCACGCATCACACGATGATGCACGAGTCGCTCAAGTGCTTCCTGCAGGGCTTCCGCCACGATGCGCACCCGATGGCGATGCTGGCCGCGTCGGTGGCGTCGATGTCGGCGTTCTACCACGACACGCTGGACCTGCAGGATCCCGAGCAGCGCCGCCTCGCCGCGATCCGCCTGCTGGCCAAGATGCCGACGCTGGCCGCTGCTGCCTACCGCTATTCGATCGGCTGGCCGATCCGCTATCCGCGCAACAGTCTGGGGTACGTCGACCGCTTCCTGCACATGATGTTCGAGGTGCCGAGCGAGCCGCTCGAGCTCAACCCGGTCGTTGCCAAGGCGATGGACCTGCTGTTCATCCTGCACGCCGACCACGAGCAGAACGCGTCGACCTCGACCGTGCGTCTGGTCGGTTCCACGGGCGCCAACCCGTACGCCTCGGTCGCGGCCGGCATCACCGCGCTCTGGGGCCCGGCGCACGGCGGCGCCAATGAGGCGGTGCTCAAGCAGTTGGCCGAGATCGGCGATGCGAAGAACGTCGAGAAGGCGGTGCTGCGCGCCAAGGACAAGAACGACCCGTTCCGCCTGATGGGCTTCGGTCACCGCGTCTACAAGAACTTCGATCCGCGCGCGAAGATCATCCGCGAGATGACCCACAAGGTGCTCGGTGAGCTGGGGATCGACGATCCGTTGCTGGAAGTGGCGATGAAGCTGGAAGAGGCGGCGCTCAAGGACGAATACTTCGTCGAGCGCAAGCTCTATCCGAACGTCGATTTCTACAGCGGCATCATCTACAAGGCGCTGAAGATCCCGACCGAGATGTTCACGGTGATGTTCGCCATCGGTCGCACCGCCGGTTGGGTGGCGCACTGGCTCGAGCAGCAGGTCGATCCGGAGGCCAAGATCGGGCGTCCGCGCCAGATCTACACCGGCTACGACGTGCGCGACTACCGCAAGGGCTGA